In Gemmatimonadota bacterium, one DNA window encodes the following:
- a CDS encoding DEAD/DEAH box helicase: protein MNYNPENPLIIQSDLTVLVEVNSPRYEAARDRLVRFAELEKSPEHIHTYRVNPLSLWNAAAAGVTTEEIITTLETYGKYDIPQNVGVEIREAMSRYGKVYLDKEGDGLILSSEDPLIILEICRHKTVQPYIEKRLDAHRISILPLYRGHLKQALTRIGFPVKDRAGYLKGRTLKFRHRQIALSGNPFALRDYQREAVDIFHAGGGPDGGSGTVVLPCGAGKTIVGMAAMNTLQCETLILTTNITASRQWKAELIDKTSLTDDQIGEYSGERKEIRPITIATYNILTYRKSREEDFPHFGIFNQGNWGLIIYDEVHLLPAPVFRFTAELQSRRRLGLTATLVREDGLETDVFSLIGPKRYDVPWRELESCGWIATAECCEIRLLLPQGKRLSYAIADRRAKFRIASENADKIHMVKHLLKKHKGDQILVIGQYIRQVEYIARELDAPLIMGKTPTEDRDLLYEAFRKGKIKILVVSKVANFAVDLPDASVAIQISGTYGSRQEEAQRLGRILRPKSDGSLAHFYTLVTRDTREQEFARNRQTFLTEQGYRYTIRDADDVFEEV, encoded by the coding sequence ATGAACTACAACCCTGAAAATCCCCTCATCATCCAGAGCGACCTCACGGTTCTCGTCGAAGTCAACTCGCCCAGATACGAAGCGGCGCGAGATCGGCTCGTGCGCTTTGCCGAATTGGAAAAAAGCCCCGAGCACATACACACGTACCGCGTCAACCCCCTCTCGCTCTGGAATGCGGCCGCAGCCGGTGTCACCACCGAAGAAATCATCACCACCCTCGAAACCTACGGCAAATACGACATTCCCCAGAATGTGGGCGTTGAAATCCGCGAGGCAATGAGTCGCTATGGCAAAGTCTATCTCGACAAAGAAGGCGACGGGCTCATCCTGTCTTCCGAAGACCCGCTAATCATCCTTGAAATCTGCCGCCACAAAACCGTCCAGCCCTATATTGAAAAGCGACTCGACGCCCACCGCATCAGCATCTTGCCCCTGTACCGCGGGCACCTCAAACAGGCCCTCACGCGCATCGGATTTCCGGTCAAAGATCGCGCGGGATATCTCAAAGGCAGAACGCTCAAATTTCGACATCGCCAGATTGCTCTATCGGGCAATCCCTTTGCATTGCGCGATTATCAGCGCGAAGCTGTCGATATATTCCACGCGGGCGGGGGTCCCGATGGCGGAAGCGGCACAGTAGTCTTACCCTGCGGCGCGGGCAAAACCATTGTGGGCATGGCCGCGATGAATACCCTCCAGTGCGAGACCCTGATCCTGACCACCAATATCACGGCGTCGCGCCAGTGGAAAGCAGAGCTCATCGACAAAACGAGCCTCACCGACGACCAGATAGGCGAATATTCCGGCGAGCGCAAAGAAATCCGGCCCATTACCATTGCCACATACAATATCTTGACCTATCGCAAGAGCCGGGAGGAGGACTTCCCCCACTTCGGTATTTTCAATCAGGGCAATTGGGGTCTCATTATTTACGACGAAGTCCACCTGCTTCCCGCGCCCGTATTTCGCTTTACCGCCGAATTGCAATCCCGGCGACGTCTGGGCCTCACAGCCACCCTCGTGCGCGAAGATGGCCTCGAAACCGATGTCTTTTCGCTCATCGGACCCAAGCGATACGACGTGCCCTGGCGAGAACTCGAATCCTGTGGTTGGATAGCAACCGCGGAATGCTGTGAAATTCGCCTGCTACTGCCACAGGGCAAGCGACTCAGCTATGCCATAGCAGACAGACGCGCCAAATTCCGAATTGCATCGGAAAATGCCGACAAAATCCACATGGTCAAGCACCTGCTCAAAAAACACAAAGGCGACCAAATCCTCGTCATTGGGCAATACATCCGCCAGGTCGAATATATTGCGCGAGAACTCGACGCCCCGTTAATAATGGGCAAAACTCCCACCGAAGACCGCGACCTCCTCTACGAAGCATTTCGAAAAGGCAAAATCAAGATCCTCGTCGTGTCCAAAGTCGCCAATTTTGCCGTCGATCTGCCCGACGCCAGCGTCGCCATTCAGATTTCTGGCACTTACGGCTCGCGCCAGGAAGAAGCCCAGCGCCTCGGGCGCATTCTGCGCCCCAAATCCGACGGCAGCCTGGCTCATTTTTATACCCTCGTCACGCGCGACACCCGCGAACAAGAATTTGCCCGAAACCGCCAGACCTTCCTCACCGAACAGGGCTATCGCTACACCATTCGAGACGCAGACGATGTCTTTGAAGAAGTCTGA
- a CDS encoding geranylgeranylglycerol-phosphate geranylgeranyltransferase: MPFSKTKFYAAIELSRPINCLITFASVLLGGWLGIHRITEPLIFAALSAALITAGGNALNDLCGITEDRINKPHRPLPSGRLSPGIARIEMGIFLLAGILLALPLPTAALAIALIAITSLTLYNTYLKRVPLIGNLTVSTLGGLAFLYGGAAVQVISAPYLIAGFAFLFHLGRELLKDLEDSAGDRQLSGGTVPISWGENTARILITGIFAILIIATPLPALLGIYSSIYLCLIVLLNLLLIFVLIRLWQKDTLGYLNKLLKAGMLLGLAAFLFS, encoded by the coding sequence ATGCCCTTCAGCAAGACCAAATTTTACGCCGCAATTGAACTCTCTCGCCCGATTAATTGTCTCATAACCTTTGCCTCTGTACTCCTCGGCGGCTGGCTGGGAATTCACAGGATCACCGAACCCCTGATTTTTGCCGCGCTGTCCGCCGCCCTCATCACAGCAGGGGGCAACGCGCTCAATGACCTGTGTGGCATAACCGAAGACCGCATAAACAAACCGCATCGCCCACTCCCTTCAGGGCGTTTATCCCCTGGCATCGCGCGTATAGAAATGGGTATTTTCCTCCTCGCGGGCATTCTCCTCGCCCTCCCTTTGCCAACGGCTGCCCTCGCCATTGCCCTCATCGCCATCACAAGTCTGACCCTTTACAATACCTATCTCAAACGCGTACCTCTCATCGGCAATCTCACGGTAAGTACGCTCGGCGGCCTGGCATTTCTATATGGCGGCGCAGCCGTCCAGGTTATATCTGCCCCCTATCTCATTGCGGGCTTTGCCTTTCTGTTTCACCTGGGTCGCGAACTTCTCAAAGACCTTGAAGACAGCGCGGGCGACCGCCAGTTATCCGGCGGCACCGTGCCCATCTCCTGGGGCGAAAATACCGCGCGCATTCTGATCACCGGCATCTTTGCAATCCTCATCATCGCAACTCCATTGCCCGCGCTCCTGGGCATTTACAGCTCGATTTATCTCTGCCTGATTGTCCTCCTCAACCTTTTGCTCATCTTTGTCCTCATCCGCCTCTGGCAAAAAGACACACTCGGATACCTGAACAAGCTGCTCAAAGCGGGCATGCTACTGGGACTCGCCGCTTTTCTTTTTTCTTGA
- the ligA gene encoding NAD-dependent DNA ligase LigA, giving the protein MTPTNRIAQLVEQLNEHNYRYAVLNDPVISDREYDTLLRELSDLEARHPDLIQPDSPTQRVTSDLTREFPTVQHDIPMLSLDNTYSEDELRDFEDRIRRELPDEELQYVAELKIDGVALSLIYENGLLTRGVTRGNGTQGEDITPNVKTIRSIPIRLKACAEIGLFSNLVPYCEIRGEVYLDHNTFDAINVQREKNEENPFANPRNATSGSLKLQDAQQVAERRLSFFAYSFRSPAIQLPTHGENLSYLERLGLPVNANRTLCDNIDDIIAQAREWQEKRPDLPYDIDGIVIKVNSLAQQNKLGATSKSPRWAISYKYSAEQAETVLKKITLQVGRTGVITPVANLEPVQLAGTTVSRATLHNAEEIERKDIREGDTVILEKGGDVIPKVVRVVEAKRAKDAIAFEFPKNCPVCDTPLIKDESEVAIRCDDSQCPAQLKGNIRHFASRTAMDIEGLGTALVDQLVDVDNELVRDVGDLYNLKLEQLAGLERMAEKSAQNVLDALEASKQQPFHRVLFALGIRHIGATVARVLSDNFHGIDRLRDTQPEEIEAVHEIGAAIAESIHAYLNIDSNWAIVEKLRAAGINLESEAPADAGPKPLADEIVVVTGTFTRWGRQQAQDLIRALGGKPTSSVSGKTTLVIAGEKAGSKLEKAEQLNIAILNEEEFFSEYISEENA; this is encoded by the coding sequence ATGACCCCCACCAACCGCATTGCACAACTCGTTGAACAACTCAACGAACACAACTACCGATACGCCGTGCTCAATGATCCCGTAATTTCTGACCGGGAATATGACACACTCCTGCGCGAACTGAGCGACCTGGAAGCGCGACATCCCGATTTGATCCAACCCGATTCTCCTACACAGCGCGTAACCTCTGACCTCACCCGAGAATTTCCAACCGTGCAGCACGACATCCCCATGCTCAGCCTGGACAACACCTATTCGGAAGACGAACTCAGAGACTTTGAAGACCGCATCCGCCGCGAACTGCCCGACGAAGAATTGCAATATGTCGCCGAACTCAAAATCGACGGCGTTGCCCTGAGTTTGATCTATGAAAACGGCCTGCTCACCCGCGGCGTCACCCGCGGCAATGGCACACAGGGCGAAGACATAACGCCCAATGTCAAAACCATCAGATCCATACCCATCCGCCTCAAAGCCTGTGCGGAAATAGGGTTATTCAGTAACCTCGTACCCTACTGCGAAATCCGCGGCGAAGTCTATCTCGATCACAACACCTTTGACGCAATCAACGTCCAGCGCGAAAAAAACGAGGAAAACCCCTTCGCCAATCCGCGCAACGCAACATCCGGCTCCCTCAAATTACAAGACGCACAACAGGTAGCCGAGCGCCGCCTGAGCTTTTTCGCGTACTCTTTTCGCTCGCCCGCCATACAGCTACCAACCCATGGCGAAAACCTCTCCTATCTCGAACGCCTGGGCCTGCCCGTCAACGCCAACCGCACCCTGTGCGACAATATTGACGACATCATAGCCCAGGCACGTGAATGGCAGGAAAAACGCCCGGATTTGCCCTATGACATCGACGGCATCGTCATCAAAGTCAACAGCCTGGCACAACAAAACAAACTCGGCGCCACATCCAAAAGTCCCCGCTGGGCAATCTCCTACAAATACTCAGCCGAACAGGCCGAAACCGTGCTCAAAAAGATTACCCTTCAAGTCGGACGCACAGGCGTAATCACCCCGGTGGCAAATCTCGAACCCGTGCAATTGGCGGGCACCACAGTCAGCCGCGCCACATTGCACAACGCCGAAGAAATCGAGCGCAAAGACATCCGGGAAGGCGATACAGTCATCCTCGAAAAAGGCGGCGACGTCATCCCCAAAGTCGTGCGCGTGGTCGAGGCCAAACGTGCAAAAGACGCCATCGCATTCGAATTCCCAAAAAACTGCCCCGTCTGCGACACCCCCCTCATTAAAGACGAATCCGAAGTCGCCATCCGCTGCGACGATTCCCAATGCCCCGCGCAACTCAAAGGCAATATCCGTCACTTTGCCTCGCGCACCGCAATGGACATCGAGGGCCTGGGGACTGCCCTCGTTGACCAACTCGTCGATGTCGATAACGAACTCGTCCGCGATGTCGGCGATCTCTACAATCTCAAATTAGAGCAACTCGCGGGCCTCGAACGCATGGCAGAAAAATCAGCCCAAAACGTCCTCGACGCGCTCGAAGCGAGCAAACAACAACCATTTCATCGCGTACTCTTCGCCCTGGGCATTCGCCACATAGGAGCCACAGTTGCGCGCGTGCTATCCGACAACTTCCACGGCATTGACCGCTTGCGCGATACACAGCCCGAAGAAATCGAAGCCGTACACGAAATAGGCGCCGCCATAGCAGAAAGCATCCACGCATACCTCAACATCGACAGCAACTGGGCCATCGTCGAAAAACTCCGCGCAGCAGGCATCAATCTCGAATCCGAAGCGCCTGCCGACGCAGGTCCCAAACCCCTCGCCGACGAAATAGTAGTCGTTACCGGCACCTTCACCCGCTGGGGCCGTCAACAAGCCCAGGACCTCATCCGCGCCCTCGGCGGCAAACCCACCTCCAGCGTCAGCGGCAAAACCACCCTCGTCATCGCAGGGGAAAAGGCAGGCTCCAAACTCGAAAAAGCCGAGCAGCTAAATATCGCAATCCTCAACGAAGAGGAATTTTTTAGCGAATACATCAGCGAAGAAAACGCATAG
- a CDS encoding helicase-associated domain-containing protein, translated as MKLRAALTQYPFSTLCQLARDVGIDPTGSNKTILADALCRILPDPEHIAKRLSSLSPEQRAMVQTLAAEGGELLEIEAVEKFANGFLPRLHAQLIDLIGLVFRDAHTLGDPDILIGIPESLLKSIPIPDSDQGRLLAVMKPVSVGLLRAFAGQIGLNLSDTRKPIVSNAIKEALLDTKTLHAYLNTLSEDRRAIFDLFLPANAITRSEVADKLGEAAVRELEDMLWKMPIFYAPHSNLHAPNAAICLASDLCTALSKIVRSQGGQLESSLETILETSIAPTAIRENTAFLIRDLTTLLGIVAQRLPRRLKHGGISKNDLRDAHKYCHIQEDPGYIEFLTLFAETTGLVKPHDTAWHTASDAGTRVGQIIDIRKACFEFWFHSERWNEWSSDRTKATSARMQVLKNIRSEIVRSLRHCPTDTWIRYPSYYQFLTRLSEPFRHFAKDPSHTGTTADELLRRTITGALTYMGVVRVGNFPDFSTPLQQSKGAAFQITPAGYALLHDTHDDALTEQISLQNSDAKFVVQPNFEVLSPPDLPCTHYLRLCVLGDLKTQDVMACFHLSRDSIRRAFARGLSGDEIRTFLTLHSKSSLPDMVDTLIAECDDRYGEIEVIPTSGRVKTATRELLDELYAQPRIAQALDDRISPTTATLNNAAKPESLIQILQQQGYLPHLSQE; from the coding sequence ATGAAACTACGCGCCGCGCTCACACAATATCCGTTCAGCACGCTCTGTCAACTCGCCCGCGATGTGGGTATTGATCCCACCGGCAGCAACAAAACCATCCTCGCCGACGCGCTTTGCCGCATACTCCCCGACCCAGAGCACATAGCCAAACGCCTCAGTTCCCTATCACCGGAACAACGCGCAATGGTACAGACCCTTGCCGCTGAAGGGGGCGAGCTTTTAGAAATCGAAGCCGTTGAAAAATTTGCCAACGGATTTCTTCCCCGCCTCCATGCACAACTCATTGACCTGATCGGCCTCGTATTTCGAGACGCACATACACTGGGTGATCCAGACATTCTAATCGGCATTCCCGAATCGCTCCTCAAATCCATCCCGATTCCCGACTCAGATCAGGGTCGGTTGCTCGCCGTCATGAAACCCGTCTCTGTGGGTTTGCTCCGGGCCTTTGCAGGTCAAATTGGCCTGAACCTTTCAGATACGCGCAAACCCATCGTATCCAACGCCATAAAAGAAGCCCTGCTCGATACAAAAACACTGCATGCCTACCTCAACACACTCAGCGAAGACCGCCGCGCCATCTTCGATTTGTTCCTCCCCGCCAACGCGATCACGCGCAGCGAAGTCGCCGACAAATTGGGGGAAGCCGCAGTCCGCGAATTGGAAGACATGCTCTGGAAAATGCCGATCTTTTATGCGCCGCACAGCAATCTTCACGCCCCCAACGCCGCGATATGTCTCGCTTCAGACCTTTGCACTGCCCTGTCCAAAATCGTCCGATCCCAGGGGGGACAACTCGAAAGCAGCCTCGAAACCATCCTCGAAACCTCCATCGCTCCCACCGCGATACGCGAAAATACCGCCTTTCTCATCCGGGACCTGACCACACTACTCGGCATTGTTGCACAACGCTTGCCCCGCAGGCTCAAACACGGTGGCATATCCAAAAACGATTTGCGCGATGCACACAAATACTGCCATATCCAGGAAGACCCGGGCTATATTGAATTTCTCACGCTCTTTGCCGAAACAACGGGACTGGTAAAACCCCATGATACAGCCTGGCATACCGCCTCAGATGCCGGCACCCGAGTAGGGCAAATCATCGACATCCGCAAGGCGTGCTTTGAATTCTGGTTTCACAGCGAGCGGTGGAATGAGTGGTCTTCCGATCGCACCAAAGCCACCAGTGCCCGGATGCAAGTACTCAAGAATATCCGCAGTGAAATCGTGCGAAGTCTTCGGCATTGTCCCACCGACACATGGATAAGGTACCCATCGTATTATCAATTTCTGACGAGACTTTCAGAGCCTTTTCGGCATTTTGCCAAAGACCCATCCCATACCGGAACCACCGCCGATGAATTGCTGCGCCGCACCATAACAGGTGCGCTCACCTATATGGGCGTTGTTCGCGTGGGGAACTTCCCCGATTTCTCCACACCATTGCAGCAAAGCAAAGGGGCGGCCTTTCAGATCACCCCTGCGGGCTACGCCCTGTTGCACGACACGCATGACGATGCGCTGACCGAACAAATATCCCTGCAAAATTCAGATGCAAAATTTGTTGTACAGCCCAATTTTGAAGTTCTATCACCACCAGACCTCCCCTGCACGCACTATCTCAGGCTATGCGTCCTGGGTGACCTCAAAACACAGGATGTGATGGCGTGTTTCCATCTCTCCCGCGACTCAATTCGCCGCGCATTCGCACGCGGCTTGTCAGGAGACGAGATACGCACATTTTTGACGCTGCACAGCAAGAGCAGCCTGCCAGACATGGTCGATACTTTAATCGCCGAATGTGACGATAGATATGGCGAAATCGAAGTCATTCCCACCAGCGGACGTGTCAAAACCGCCACGCGCGAATTGCTCGACGAACTCTACGCCCAGCCCCGCATTGCCCAGGCATTAGACGACCGCATTTCTCCAACCACCGCAACCCTCAACAATGCGGCAAAACCCGAATCTCTGATTCAAATCCTCCAGCAACAAGGCTATCTGCCACACCTCTCTCAGGAGTGA